A window of Stutzerimonas stutzeri genomic DNA:
CCGTTTTGCCCTGCTCGAGCGCATGACTCAGGAAATCCTCGACCTGGTGATGGCTCATCCTGCGGTGGCCTACGCCGAGGTGGAAGTCGACAAGCCGCACGCGCTGCGCTTTGCCGACTCCGTATCGATCACCCTCGCTGGCAGTCGCTGAGCCGGCCATGACCAGCCGCCGAAACGGTATCTTCATCAGCTTGTTATGGCTGCTGCCGATGCTTGCGGCTGCCAACTGGCGCGAGTCCGTGCCCGAAGCACGCCTGGTCGGCGAAGGCGAGCTGCGCTTCTTCGGATTCCGTATCTATGACGCGCGGCTATGGAGCGGACAGGCGCCGCTGCAAGCGCAGGCGCCGTTCGCCCTGGAACTGACCTACCACCGCGCCATCAGTCGCGACGATTTCGTGCGCACCAGCCTCGAAGAAATCCAGCGACTCTCCGGCGAAGCAACCGACTCCGCGCGCTTGCGCCAGTGGCGCGCAGAGATGCAGCAGGCCTTTGTCAATGTCTCACCCGGCGAGCGCATCACCGGCGTCTTCCTACCCGGTCGCGGCTGCCGCTTCTACGTCAATGATCGCCTGCAACATGAGGTCGCCGACCCGGCCTTCGCCGAGGCCTTTTTTGCCATCTGGCTCGACCCGCGCAGCCGCGACCAGAAGCTGCGGCGCAACCTGCAGGGCGAACGGTGAAAAACGCAGCGCTGGCCGCCTATGGTGTGCTCGGCCTGCCGCTGGCGATGGCCATGCTGCCGATCTACGT
This region includes:
- a CDS encoding chalcone isomerase family protein; translation: MTSRRNGIFISLLWLLPMLAAANWRESVPEARLVGEGELRFFGFRIYDARLWSGQAPLQAQAPFALELTYHRAISRDDFVRTSLEEIQRLSGEATDSARLRQWRAEMQQAFVNVSPGERITGVFLPGRGCRFYVNDRLQHEVADPAFAEAFFAIWLDPRSRDQKLRRNLQGER